Below is a genomic region from Pseudomonas svalbardensis.
TGCGTCGACGCCGGTTGTCGTAACGAGGGCATCCTGCCGGGTGGCTTGAAGGTCAAACGTCGGGCGGCCGCCCTGCATCGGCAACTGTGCAAAAACCCGGAATCGTCCCTGCGCGATCCGCTGTCGGTGCTGGACTGGGTCAACCTCTACGCACTGGCGGTCAACGAAGAAAACGCCAACGGCGGGCGCGTGGTGACGGCTCCCACTAACGGTGCGGCAGGGATCGTCCCCGCTGTTTTGCATTACTACATGCGCTTCATCCCCGGCGCCAACGAAGACGGCGTCGTGCGGTTTCTGCTGACGGCGGCCGCGATCGGCATTCTCTATAAAGAAAACGCCTCGATCTCCGGCGCAGAAGTCGGCTGTCAGGGTGAAGTCGGCGTGGCCTGTTCCATGGCCGCCGGCGCCCTGTGTGAAGTCCTCGGCGGCACCGTGCAGCAAGTGGAAAACGCCGCCGAAATCGGCATGGAACACAACCTCGGCCTGACCTGCGACCCGATTGGCGGGCTGGTGCAAGTGCCTTGCATCGAGCGCAACGCCATGGGCTCGGTGAAAGCCATCAACGCGGTACGCATGGCCCTGCGTGGCGACGGTCAACACTTCGTCTCCCTCGACAAGGTCATCCGCACCATGCGCCAGACCGGCGCAGACATGAAAAGCAAATACAAGGAAACCGCCCGTGGCGGTTTGGCGGTCAACATTATCGAGTGCTGATGTTTACGCGCATCTGCACACTTTTTCAGGAGCTGAATATGTCCACCGAACAACTGTCGAAAACCCCACTGCACGCACTGCACATCGAACTCGGCGCCCGCATGGTGCCGTTTGCTGGCTACGACATGCCGGTGCAATACCCGCTCGGCGTGATGAAAGAACACCAGCACACCCGTGATCAGGCCGGGCTGTTCGATGTCTCGCACATGGGCCAGATCCGTCTGACCGGCGCCAATGCCGCCAAGGCGCTGGAAAGCCTGGTACCGGTAGACATCATCGACCTGCCAGTGGGCACGCAGCGCTACGCGATGTTCACCAACGAAACGGGGGGCATCCTCGACGACCTGATGGTCGCCAACCTGGGTAACGACGAACTGTTCCTGGTGGTCAACGCCGCCTGCAAGGATCAGGACCTGGCGCACCTGCGCAAGCACATCGGCGACCAGTGCACCATCGAGCCGCTGTTCGAAGAACGCGCCCTGCTCGCGCTGCAAGGTCCGGCCGCCGTCACCGTGCTCGCGCGCCTGGCGCCTGAAGTTGCGAAGATGACCTTCATGCAATTCGCCCGTGTAAAGCTGCTGGGTGTGGACTGCTTTGTCAGCCGTTCGGGCTATACCGGTGAAGACGGTTACGAAATCTCCGTGCCGGCCTTCAATGCCGAAGCCCTGGCTCGCGCCCTGCTGACCGAACCTGAAGTGGCGGCCATCGGCCTTGGCGCTCGCGACTCCCTGCGCCTGGAAGCCGGCCTGTGCCTCTACGGCCACGACATGAACACCGAGACCACCCCGATCGAAGCCAGCCTGCTGTGGGCCATCTCCAAGCCTCGTCGCGCTGATGGCGCACGTGCCGGCGGCTTCCCTGGCGCTGAAACCGTGTTCGGACAGCAACAAGCCGGTGTCAGCCGCAAACGCGTTGGTCTGTTGCCTCAGGAACGCACGCCGGTGCGCGAAGGTGCGGAGATCGTCAATGAAGCAGGCGACATCATTGGTGCGGTTTGCAGTGGCGGCTTCGGTCCGACCTTGGGCGGCCCTTTGGCGATGGGTTACGTCGACAGTGCTTATATCGCTCTCGATACGCCGGTATGGGCGATTGTTCGTGGGAAAAAAGTGCCTTTGCTTGTAAGCAAAATGCCATTTGTTCCACAACGCTACTACCGCGGCTGATTGACTGTTTCTATAAGTAACGCGGTTGCGTTAACAGCGCACTAATGTGTAACGCAACCGCCATAAAACAGTGCATCACTTTACCTGTAAGCTTCGTTTATGAACGTTGCTTATAAGGATCGAAAACAATTGAACACGGCGATTGCATAAGCCAACACTAGTTGCGGCATAAACGCCCCAGCGCGAGCAAATCCGGGCCCTCCACAGGGCTTGTTTTTTCTCCCGTAGTTGGCGTAGAGTTTGTCCACTGTGTTTGCATGGGTCGCTTGGAATCGTGACCTGGGCAGTAGCCTACAAGTTAGCTACATCCCGTTCGACGTCTTCTTACTCTCCTGCAACCAGCCCCAGTACTCTTTCACAAGAAGGAGGCTGTCATTAATTTTTGCGTCAAAGGAAATAAGAAATGTCCCAACGTCAGAGCGGTACCGTCAAGTGGTTTAACGACGAGAAAGGTTTTGGTTTTATCACTCCAGAAAGCGGTCCGGATCTGTTCGTGCATTTCCGCGCTATTCAGGGCAACGGCTTCAAGAGCCTAAAAGAAGGCCAGAAAGTGACTTTCGTTGCTGTGCAAGGCCAGAAAGGCATGCAGGCTGACGAAGTACAAGCAGAAGCCTGATCTTCTGTAACGAAAAAGCCCCTGATGCTGACATCAGGGGCTTTTTTGTGCGCGTAAATCCGTAAAATGGCTTCTTTTTTCCGTCCAGAGGCTGCCATGTCGAAACATCTTCTCAAACCCCAGGGCGACTTTCCTGCCGTCACCCTGGGTCGTCGCCTGGCAGCGATGTTCTACGACTTCTTGTTGTGTGCCGCCCTGCTGATCGTCACCAGCGGCATTTACAAGATGATCCAGATGGCGATCATCGGCGAAGACAAAATGCGCACCCTGACCGAAGCCGGCGCGCTGGATGGCGATCCATTGCTCTCAACGGTGCTGCTGTTTGTGCTGTTCGGCTTCTTCGCCAAATTCTGGACCTGGTCCGGTCAGACCCTGGGCATGCAGGTCTGGTGCATACGCGTGCAAAACGCCGACGGTTCATCCATCAGCCTGTGGCAGGCGTTGCTGCGCTTTGTGGTGTCGATCGCGTCCTTGCTGTGCGTCGGGCTGGGTTTCTTCTGGTCGCTGTTCGATAAACAGAAACGTAGCTGGCATGACATCTACTCCAATACCCAGCTCGTGCGGATTCCAAAGAAAACCAAGTAGTTCAGCCGTACGAAAACCACTGTGGGAGCGAGCCTGCTCGCGATGGCGGTGTATCAGTCAACATTGATATGACTGACACATCGCCATCGCGAGCAGGCTCGCTCCCACAGGTTCTGTGACTTATCTGAAAGATCTCAGGCGTTACCGGCCAATTTCATCCGCGCTGCCTGTGTGAAGTCGAGCATGCGCTTGAGCGGCCGAATCGCTTGTGGAATCAGCGCGGGATCGACAAAGATCTCGTTAGTCCCCTCTTTCAAGCTCTTCAGCGTGCGCTCAAGGGTATTCATCGCCATCCACGGGCAATGTGCGCAACTGCGGCAGGCTGCGCCGTTACCGGCCGTTGGCGCTTCGATGAAGACCTTGTCCGGGCACAGCTGCTGCATCTTGTAGAAGATGCCGCGATCAGTGGCGACGATAAAGGTCTTGTTTGGCAGACTTTGCGCTGCCGCAATCAACTGACTGGTGGAGCCGACGGCATCCGCCAACTCGATCACCGACGTCGGCGACTCCGGATGCACCAGAATCGCTGCGTCCGGGTACAGCGCCTTCATGTCTTCGAGTTGCTTGGACTTGAACTCTTCGTGAACGATGCAGGCACCGTCCCACAGCAGCATGTCCGCGCCGGTCTGGCGCTGGATGTAGGTGCCCAGGTGTTTGTCCGGGCCCCAGATGATGGTTTCGCCGTTATCCATCAGGCTTTCGACGATCTCCAGCGCGCAGCTTGAAGTCACCACCCAATCCGCCCGGGCTTTGACCGCCGCCGACGTGTTGGCATACACCACCACGGTACGCTCCGGGTGCTGATCACAGAACGCCGAGAACTCGTCAACCGGGCAACCCAGGTCCAGCGAGCAGGTCGCTTCCAGGGTCGGCATCAGGATGCGTTTTTCAGGGTTGAGGATTTTGGCGGTCTCGCCCATGAACTTCACACCGGCGACCACCACGGTCTTGGCCGGGTGAGCATTGCCAAAGCGAGCCATCTCCAGCGAGTCGGAGACGCAACCACCGGTTTCTTCGGCCAGGGCCTGAATGACCGGATCGCAATAGAAGTGAGCAACCAGCACCGCATCCTGAGCCTTGAGCTCGGCAGCGATGGCGGCACGGTAATAGGCCTCTTCCTCGACAGTCAGCGGCTTGGGCTGCTTGGCGTCGAGGTGGGCTTGAACCAGAAGGCGTTCGGAAATCTGCGTCATGTTCGCAAGACCTGCAGGCGCTTTCGCGCGAAAGTCGAGTATACACCCGGCTCCGGACCCTTCAGGGTACCGCCGGGAAAGTGAGTATCATCAGGCACGGACAACGTTGAAGCTGCGCAAGGCTACAGAATATCCCGTTGATGCAAAAGATGATTCTGACCTGCGTCACGGGTCGCAGCCCGGAACTGGGCGAGCTCAAATCGCGGGCAAAAAAAAATCCGGAAATCCTCACTTGCGTGGGCCTTCCAGACTTTTAAAACTGCTACAAAAATGGTGGGTCGTGTGGGATTCGAACCTACGACCAATTGGTTAAAAGCCAACTGCTCTACCAACTGAGCTAACGACCCGCTGTGTGGTGGCGCGTATAATACTGATTTTTAAGGACTATTCAACACCTAATTTGAAATAAATCAAAAATAGGGTGTTGGGTCGCTAACACCGGCCGCTGCAAAGCCTTCTGCACGCAGTCGGCAGCTGTCGCATTTGCCGCATGCACGGCCGTTATCGTCGGCCTGATAGCAGGAAACAGTCAGCCCGTAATCAACACCCAGCTTCACGCCTGCCTGGACGATCTGCGCCTTGCTCAGGTTCTGCAGCGGCGCCTGAATGCGGAAACCATTCCCCTCTACACCGGCCTTCGTCGCCAGATTGGCCATGCGCTCGAAGGACTCGATGAACTCAGGACGGCAGTCCGGGTAACCGGAGTAATCCACGGCGTTCACACCAATAAAGATGTCACGCGCGCCCAACACTTCGGCCCAGCCTAGCGCCAAGGAGAGAAACACGGTGTTGCGCGCCGGCACGTAAGTTACCGGGATACCCTCGCCCGCCACTTCCGGCACATCGATGCTGCTATCGGTCAGTGCCGAACCGCCGATGCCATTCAGGTTCAGACCGATCACCTTGTGTTCGACCACACCCAGGTCGCGCGCAACACGTTCGGCGGCGTGCAGCTCGGCATGGGACCGCTGACCGTAGTCGAAGCTCATGGTGTAGCAGCTGTAGCCTTCAGCGCGAGCCATGGCCACA
It encodes:
- the nadA gene encoding quinolinate synthase NadA, with product MTQISERLLVQAHLDAKQPKPLTVEEEAYYRAAIAAELKAQDAVLVAHFYCDPVIQALAEETGGCVSDSLEMARFGNAHPAKTVVVAGVKFMGETAKILNPEKRILMPTLEATCSLDLGCPVDEFSAFCDQHPERTVVVYANTSAAVKARADWVVTSSCALEIVESLMDNGETIIWGPDKHLGTYIQRQTGADMLLWDGACIVHEEFKSKQLEDMKALYPDAAILVHPESPTSVIELADAVGSTSQLIAAAQSLPNKTFIVATDRGIFYKMQQLCPDKVFIEAPTAGNGAACRSCAHCPWMAMNTLERTLKSLKEGTNEIFVDPALIPQAIRPLKRMLDFTQAARMKLAGNA
- a CDS encoding L-serine ammonia-lyase; translated protein: MSLSVFDLFKIGIGPSSSHTVGPMRAAARFAEGLRREGLLAATTRVKVELYGSLGATGKGHGSDKAVLLGLEGEHPDTVNTETVAARLQEIRGNGRLNLLGEHSIAFNEKEHLAMIRKPLAYHPNGMIFRAFDAAGIQIRSREYYSVGGGFVVDEDAAGADRIVEDATPLTFPFKSAKDLLGHCATYGLSISQVMLTNESAWRPEAETRAGLLKIWQVMQDCVDAGCRNEGILPGGLKVKRRAAALHRQLCKNPESSLRDPLSVLDWVNLYALAVNEENANGGRVVTAPTNGAAGIVPAVLHYYMRFIPGANEDGVVRFLLTAAAIGILYKENASISGAEVGCQGEVGVACSMAAGALCEVLGGTVQQVENAAEIGMEHNLGLTCDPIGGLVQVPCIERNAMGSVKAINAVRMALRGDGQHFVSLDKVIRTMRQTGADMKSKYKETARGGLAVNIIEC
- the queC gene encoding 7-cyano-7-deazaguanine synthase QueC, with amino-acid sequence MTEQLNTTEKRAVILLSGGLDSATVVAMARAEGYSCYTMSFDYGQRSHAELHAAERVARDLGVVEHKVIGLNLNGIGGSALTDSSIDVPEVAGEGIPVTYVPARNTVFLSLALGWAEVLGARDIFIGVNAVDYSGYPDCRPEFIESFERMANLATKAGVEGNGFRIQAPLQNLSKAQIVQAGVKLGVDYGLTVSCYQADDNGRACGKCDSCRLRAEGFAAAGVSDPTPYF
- a CDS encoding RDD family protein translates to MSKHLLKPQGDFPAVTLGRRLAAMFYDFLLCAALLIVTSGIYKMIQMAIIGEDKMRTLTEAGALDGDPLLSTVLLFVLFGFFAKFWTWSGQTLGMQVWCIRVQNADGSSISLWQALLRFVVSIASLLCVGLGFFWSLFDKQKRSWHDIYSNTQLVRIPKKTK
- the gcvT gene encoding glycine cleavage system aminomethyltransferase GcvT yields the protein MSTEQLSKTPLHALHIELGARMVPFAGYDMPVQYPLGVMKEHQHTRDQAGLFDVSHMGQIRLTGANAAKALESLVPVDIIDLPVGTQRYAMFTNETGGILDDLMVANLGNDELFLVVNAACKDQDLAHLRKHIGDQCTIEPLFEERALLALQGPAAVTVLARLAPEVAKMTFMQFARVKLLGVDCFVSRSGYTGEDGYEISVPAFNAEALARALLTEPEVAAIGLGARDSLRLEAGLCLYGHDMNTETTPIEASLLWAISKPRRADGARAGGFPGAETVFGQQQAGVSRKRVGLLPQERTPVREGAEIVNEAGDIIGAVCSGGFGPTLGGPLAMGYVDSAYIALDTPVWAIVRGKKVPLLVSKMPFVPQRYYRG
- a CDS encoding cold-shock protein yields the protein MSQRQSGTVKWFNDEKGFGFITPESGPDLFVHFRAIQGNGFKSLKEGQKVTFVAVQGQKGMQADEVQAEA